The DNA window TTCGGTTCGATGAAGGCCTCTTCCCTCGACCGGATGTTCCGGGACGCCAAACTGACGCAGATCTTCGAGGGGACGAATCAGATTCAGAGGCTGGTGATCTCGCGCCAGATCCTGAAGGAGCAACTGGGCAGGTCGATCAAAGTTTAAAGGAAGGTTTGAGAGGCCGCCCCGACAGGGAGGGATGTCATGGACTTCAGTTTGACCCCCAGGCAGAGGCTCTTAAAAGAGGCCGTCAGGGAATTTATGAGAGGGGAGTGCGACCCTTCCGTCACCCTCGAGCTGGCCAAAAAGAAGCAATTTCCCTGGGAGATCTACCGGAAAGCGGGCCAGCACGGTTATCTCGCCTCCTACTACCCGAAGGACCTCGGAGGTCAGGGGTTACCCCTTCTCGATTATTGCCTGATCATGGAGGAGATGATCCGCTACGATCATCGGGTCGGGATGGCCCTGAGCCTCGGCTCCATCCCGGCCAAGGCCCTTCTCAGGTATGGAAACGAGGAGCAGAAGAAGAGGTACCTCCCTCGATTGACCAAAGGGGAGGCCGTGGCCTCCATCGCGGTGACCGAACCCAACCACGGAAGCGATATCCGATATCTCGACACCCGGGCCGAGCGAAAGGGCGATGAATACATCCTCAACGGAAGCAAGATCTTCATCACCAATGCCGACATCTCCGACTTCTACACCGTCTTCGCCCAGACCGATCCGGATGCCCCTCCTTATCGGGGCATCAGCGGCTTCATCGTCGAGAGGGACCAGCCCGGTGTCACCGCCATCGATCTCGGAGACAAGATCGGGTTAAAGACGACCTCCTCCTGCAGCATCGAATTCCGGGACGTCAAGGTCCACAAACGGAATCTCCTGGGCAAGGAGAACCATGGCTTCACCTACATCATGGGCGCCCTGAACGAGGGAAGGGCGGAGATCGCCAACGAGGCCATCGGCCTGGCCAGAGGGGTCTATGATCGGGCCCTGCAGCATTCGAAAACCCGGGAGCAGTTCGGCCAGAAGATCGGGAAGTTCCAGAACATCTCGCACATGATCGTCGAGATGTCCGAGGAGATCGAGTCGGCTGCCCTTCTGGCCTACAAGGCGGTCTGGCTGATCGATCAGGGCAAGATGGATCTGGCCACCTGCCTCCAGGCCAAAGTCAAATGCACCCTCACGGCGATCGACGTCAGCCTGAAGGCCATGCAGATCTTTGCGGGCTACGGGCTGTTCGAGGAACAGTTCATCGCCGGCTACTTAGGAGATGCCCTGGCCGCCTGGCTCCTCGAAGGCACGGGCCAGATTCAACGGAATACCGTGGCCGCCCAGATTCTCGGAAAACTCTGAGCCTCGGACTTGCCATCCTGCGTTTAGAAGGAGGACGAGATGGATTTCGAATTGACGAACCGCCAGAGACAGATCCGGCAGGCCGTCCGGGAGTTCGCCGAAGGGGAAGTGGCTCCGGTGGCACAGGAGTGCGAGCTGAAAGAGGACTTCCCCAGGGACCTCCTCAAGAAGGCGGCCCAGCTCGGCTTCATCGGCGTCTTCATCAAAAAGGAGTACGGAGGCCTCGGCCTGGGGTTTCTGGAACACGCCATCATCCTTGAGGAGTTCTGGAGGGTCGACCCAGGGCTGGGCCAGGTCTTTTCCTCGGTCACCTTCGGCGCCGAGGAACTGCAGCTCTTCGGATCGGAGGAGCAGAAGAAGAAATACCTCCCCCGGCTGGTCAAGGCCGAGCAGATCATGGGCTTCTCCATCACCGAACCGGAGGCCGGAAGCGACACGGCCTCGGCTTCCACGACCGCCAAAAAGGAGGGAGAGGAATACGTGATCAACGGCAACAAGGTGATGATCACCAACGGGACCGTGGCCAATTTCATCCTGGTCTACTGCCTCACCCACCCGGAGGAGACCTCGAAGACGAAACGCCATAGCATCCTCCTGGTGGAGACGGACAGGCCGGGATATAAGGCCGATAAAATCCATCGCAAGATGGGCATCCGCGCCTCGGATACGGCCAACATCTACTTCAACAATGTCAGGGTGCCGAAGGAGAACCTGGTCGGGACCGAAGGAAACGGCTTTCTCCAGTTGATGAAATTTTTCGACCACTCCCGATCCTACGTGGCGGCTCACGGGGTGGGGCTGGCCCAGGGGGCCATGGAACAGGCCATCAACTACGTCAAGAAAAGAAAACAGTTTGGGAAGTCGATCGCCTCCTTCCAGGCCACCCAGTTCAAGGTGGCCGACATGGCGACCCTCATCGAGACGGCTCGAACCCTCGTCCACAAATCCTGCTGGAACCTCGATCGAGGCCATGTGGACCCTCAGCTTGCGGCCATGGCGAAATGGTGGGCCTGCAACGTGGCCGTGCGGGTGGTCGACGAGGCCCTCCAGATGCACGGCGGCTATGGCTACCTTGAGGATTATCCCATCGAACGTTTCTATCGGGCGGCCAAGATCCTCGAACTCTACGAGGGCACGAAGGAGATCGACAAGATGATGATCGGCCGCAAGATGCTCGGGGTCTGATGAAGAAGGTCGGCATCTATATCTGCCACTGCGGAACGAATATCGCCGCCACGGTCGATTGCGAGGCCCTCGTCCGCCTGGCCAGGACCCTTCCCGGAGTTGGGATCGCCCGCGATTATCGCTACCTCTGTTCGGATCCGGGCCAGGACCTCATCAAAAAGGATATCCGGGAGGAGGGAGTGGAAAGGGTCGTCATCGCGGCCTGTTCCCCCCGGATGCATGAGGCCACGTTCAGAACCCTCCTGGCCTCGGAAGGGATCAATCCCTATCTCCTCCATATCGCCAACATCCGTGAACAGTGCTCCTGGGTCCATTCCGATCGGGAGAGGGCGACGGAGAAAGCGGGCCATATCTTGAGGGCTGCCCTGGCCAGGGTTCTCGCTCAGGAGGCGCTCACCCCGAGAAGATTCGGCATCAAGCCTTCGGTCCTCATCGTCGGAGGGGGGATCGCGGGCATTCAGGCCGCCTTGAACGTGGCCGAAGGGGGGATGAAGGTGATCCTGGTCGAGAAGGCCCCTTCCATCGGCGGACACATGGCCCAACTCGACAAGACCTTCCCCACCCTCGACTGCTCCTCCTGCATCTTCACCCCCAAGACCGTGGAGGTGGCGAGACATCGGAGGATCGAGCTTCTGGCCCACTCCGAGGTGACGGAGGTGACGGGCTTTGTCGGCAATTTCAGGGTCAAGATTAAGAGGCATCCCACTTTCGTCGACGCCGGCCGATGCACGGGCTGTGGGGACTGCGTGGAGGCCTGCGTCTTGAAAAAGGGTGTCCCCTCCGAGTTCGAAGAGGGGATGTCCAGACGAAAGGCCATCTACATCCCCTTTCCTCAGGCCGTTCCCTTAAAAGCGGTCGTGGACCGGGAGAACTGCCTCTTTTTGAGCAGGGGGAAGTGCAAAAAGTCATGTGTCGAGGCCTGCAAGGCAGGGGCCATCGATTTTGAACAGCGAGAGGAAGAGGTGGAGAGGGAGGTAGGTGCCATCATCCTGGCCACCGGCTATGACCCCTTCGACCCCCGTCACCTCCCCCAGTATGGATACGGGGTCTATGAGAACGTCATCACAGGGCTTCAGTTCGAAAGGCTCTCCAGCCCCTCGGGTCCCACGGGTGGGGAGATCCGTTTGGCTGACGGGACCGTCCCCAAAGCCATCGCCTTTCTTCACTGCATCGGAAGTCGAGACGAAAATGCCAATCTCCACTGTTCGAGGATCTGCTGTATGGCCTCGATGAAGCAGGCCCACCTGGCCAAGGAGAAGACCGGCGCGGAGGTCTACGAGTTCTATATCGACATCAACGCCTTCGGAAAAGGTTATCAGGAGTTCTACAAGAGGGTCCGGGAAGAGGGGATCTACTTCATCCGGGGAAAGGGCTCGGAGGTCTTCAAGAGAGAGGGTCGTTTGGTGGTGGCCGCTGAGGATACCCTCCTGGGGACGCCTCTGGAGGTCTCCGTCGACATGGTCGTTTTGGGTACGGGATTGACCCCCCGCCGCGATGCCGAGCGGGTGGCCCAGGTCTTCGGGATCGGTCGGAGTTCGGAGGGCTTCTTTCTCGAAGCCCACCCCAAGCTCAGGCCGGTGGCGACACAGGTCGAGGGCATCTTCCTTGCGGGATGCTGCCAGGGCCCGAAAGACATCCCGGATACGGTGGCCCAAGCCTCTGCGGCCGCTGCCGAGGTGATGAGCCTGTTGAATCGGGGGGAGATCGAGATCGAACCGACCACCGCCACGATCGACCCCGAACGATGTGCCGGCTGCAAATTGTGCATCGAGATCTGCCCTCACGGGGCGATCGAATTTCTCGAGGCCAAGAGAATCTCCTCGGTCCTCCAGGCCCTCTGCAAGGGCTGCGGGGCCTGTGCCGCGATTTGTCCAAACAAGGCGGCCAGGCAGAACCATTTCACCCCGCTCCAGGTCCTTTCGGAGGTGGAGGCGCTCTCCTCCTGACCCATGGCGATGAAAATAGATCCCAAAAGTTTCCTGAAAGATTACCAGCTCACCCTCTGCATCCAGTGCGGAACTTGCACCGGCGGGTGTCCGGTCAAATATCGTTCTCCTCTCAATATGAGAAGGCTCGTCCGGGAGACCGTCTTCACGGAAAATTTCCATTCCCTCTCGAAGCGACAGGAATTATGGGCCTGCACCACCTGTTCCACGTGCAGTCTGCGATGCCCCTCCGGGGTGAAGAACGTCGAGCTGATCCTGGGGATCAGAAGCCTCCTCGCCAATCGGGGAGAAGTTCCCTCGACGGTCCGGGATGCCCTTGAAAATACCTTGCTGCAGGGCAACCCCTGGGGGAGGTTCCGAGATCGAAGGGCCGATTGGGCCAAGGACCTCGGCGTGAAGGTCTTCGGCGAGGAGACTTCCGAGACGCTTTACTACGTCGGCTGCGCACCCTCCTACGATCCCAGAGTCCAGACCGTGGCCACCTCGCTCGTCAGGATCTTCCAACGGGCGGGGTTCGATTTCGCCATCTTGGGAAAGAAAGAGACCTGCTGTGGAAATGAGATCCGCAGGATGGGCGAGCAGACCCTCTTTAAAAAATTGGCCAAGGACAACACCGCCCTTTTCAGGAAGCTGGGGGTCAAAAGGATCATCACGACCTCTCCGCACTGTTACCATGCCTTTAAGAACGAATATCCGGACTTGAACCTTCCCGTTTTCCACTACACCCAGATCCTCACCGATCTCATCGAGGCCGGAAGGCTCTCCTTTTCAAAGGGGATCCAGAGGCCGATCACCTACCATGACCCCTGCTTTCTGGGCAAGCAGAACAAGGTCTTCGAAGAGCCGAGAAAGATCCTCTCCTCGCTCCCAGGATATGAATACAGGGAGATGGAGAGGTCGAGGGAGAGAAGCCTCTGTTGCGAGGGAGGGGGAGGGCGGATGTGGACGGAAGGGGGGACAGAAGGGAGAAGAAACGCCGAGATCCGGATTCGAGAGGCCCTGGCTGTGGGCGCAACGATCCTCGCCACAGCCTGCCCCTTCTGCCTTCTGACCTTCGAAGATTCCGTTAAAACCTCTGGCCTAACAGAACAGGTTGTTGTAAAAGATATTGCGGAGCTTATCGCGGAATCCATGGGGCCCCAATAGGCCCCAAACTCGAAGGAGGAAATCCCCATTTCGAAAAAGTCCCAAAGGACCCGATTCAAACGCTTCCGAACCAGAGGGTTTAGAAACGTTGAATCCCGAAATTTGAAACGGGTTTCCGTTTCAGAGATTCCAAATCCGGATCCCTGATCCAACGGGAGGTTCCCATGAACATCGTCGTCTGTGTCAAACGGGTCCCGAAGACGGCCGAGGCGGACATCATTATCGAGAAGGACGGGAAGGATATTAAGAAGGACCACCTGGTCTTCGCCCTCAACGACTGGGACGGTTATGCCGTTCGCGAGGCCGTCCGATTGAAGGAGGAGCTCGGAGGCGAGGTCGTGGTGATGACCGTTGGGCCTGAGGAGTCGAAGGAGGTGTTGACGAGATGTCTGGCCATGGGTGCGGACAGGGCGGTCCGGATCGAAGAGCCCCTTCCGAACGACGGCCGGCTCATCGCTGAAATCCTTTCGAAGGCCATCCAGACCCAACCCTTCGATCTCATCCTGACGGGCGTCCAGGCGGAGGACGATGGCTGGGGTCAGGTCGGGGTCGCCCTCGCCCAGATCTTGGGGATTCCCCATGCCTCCATCGTCACCCACATCGAGGTCGCCGAGGGAAAGGCCAGGGTCCGAAGAGAGCTCGAAGGAGGTTTGGAGGAGCTTCTCGAGGTAAGGCTCCCAGCCGTCTTGACGATTCAGACCGGGATCAACGAACCCAAATATGTCTCCTTGACCGCCATCCTCGAGGCGGAGGAGAAAGAGACAAGGGAGTTGACCTTGGATGAGATCGGAACGGTTCCGAGCGCTTCCCTTGACGCAACGATCGAAGAGGTGGCCTTTCCTCCTGCGGGAAGGATGGCCGAGTTTTTGAGAGGCTCTCCGGAGGAGGTCGTGGATCAGTTGACGGAGATCCTCAAAAAGAAGAAGGGGAATTGAACCATCCGCGAGACGGGAATTCCAATTTCGGATCTTCATCGACCGGAGGAGAAGGATGACCGAGATATTCGTATTGGTCGAACACAGGCAGGGAAAGGTCCGGGAGATCACCTACGAGATGATCGGGCTGGGAGAACGCTTGATCCAAGAAAAGGGAGGCTCTGTGACCGCGG is part of the Thermodesulfobacteriota bacterium genome and encodes:
- a CDS encoding (Fe-S)-binding protein; its protein translation is MAMKIDPKSFLKDYQLTLCIQCGTCTGGCPVKYRSPLNMRRLVRETVFTENFHSLSKRQELWACTTCSTCSLRCPSGVKNVELILGIRSLLANRGEVPSTVRDALENTLLQGNPWGRFRDRRADWAKDLGVKVFGEETSETLYYVGCAPSYDPRVQTVATSLVRIFQRAGFDFAILGKKETCCGNEIRRMGEQTLFKKLAKDNTALFRKLGVKRIITTSPHCYHAFKNEYPDLNLPVFHYTQILTDLIEAGRLSFSKGIQRPITYHDPCFLGKQNKVFEEPRKILSSLPGYEYREMERSRERSLCCEGGGGRMWTEGGTEGRRNAEIRIREALAVGATILATACPFCLLTFEDSVKTSGLTEQVVVKDIAELIAESMGPQ
- a CDS encoding CoB--CoM heterodisulfide reductase iron-sulfur subunit A family protein gives rise to the protein MKKVGIYICHCGTNIAATVDCEALVRLARTLPGVGIARDYRYLCSDPGQDLIKKDIREEGVERVVIAACSPRMHEATFRTLLASEGINPYLLHIANIREQCSWVHSDRERATEKAGHILRAALARVLAQEALTPRRFGIKPSVLIVGGGIAGIQAALNVAEGGMKVILVEKAPSIGGHMAQLDKTFPTLDCSSCIFTPKTVEVARHRRIELLAHSEVTEVTGFVGNFRVKIKRHPTFVDAGRCTGCGDCVEACVLKKGVPSEFEEGMSRRKAIYIPFPQAVPLKAVVDRENCLFLSRGKCKKSCVEACKAGAIDFEQREEEVEREVGAIILATGYDPFDPRHLPQYGYGVYENVITGLQFERLSSPSGPTGGEIRLADGTVPKAIAFLHCIGSRDENANLHCSRICCMASMKQAHLAKEKTGAEVYEFYIDINAFGKGYQEFYKRVREEGIYFIRGKGSEVFKREGRLVVAAEDTLLGTPLEVSVDMVVLGTGLTPRRDAERVAQVFGIGRSSEGFFLEAHPKLRPVATQVEGIFLAGCCQGPKDIPDTVAQASAAAAEVMSLLNRGEIEIEPTTATIDPERCAGCKLCIEICPHGAIEFLEAKRISSVLQALCKGCGACAAICPNKAARQNHFTPLQVLSEVEALSS
- a CDS encoding electron transfer flavoprotein subunit beta/FixA family protein, with the translated sequence MNIVVCVKRVPKTAEADIIIEKDGKDIKKDHLVFALNDWDGYAVREAVRLKEELGGEVVVMTVGPEESKEVLTRCLAMGADRAVRIEEPLPNDGRLIAEILSKAIQTQPFDLILTGVQAEDDGWGQVGVALAQILGIPHASIVTHIEVAEGKARVRRELEGGLEELLEVRLPAVLTIQTGINEPKYVSLTAILEAEEKETRELTLDEIGTVPSASLDATIEEVAFPPAGRMAEFLRGSPEEVVDQLTEILKKKKGN
- a CDS encoding acyl-CoA dehydrogenase family protein gives rise to the protein MDFELTNRQRQIRQAVREFAEGEVAPVAQECELKEDFPRDLLKKAAQLGFIGVFIKKEYGGLGLGFLEHAIILEEFWRVDPGLGQVFSSVTFGAEELQLFGSEEQKKKYLPRLVKAEQIMGFSITEPEAGSDTASASTTAKKEGEEYVINGNKVMITNGTVANFILVYCLTHPEETSKTKRHSILLVETDRPGYKADKIHRKMGIRASDTANIYFNNVRVPKENLVGTEGNGFLQLMKFFDHSRSYVAAHGVGLAQGAMEQAINYVKKRKQFGKSIASFQATQFKVADMATLIETARTLVHKSCWNLDRGHVDPQLAAMAKWWACNVAVRVVDEALQMHGGYGYLEDYPIERFYRAAKILELYEGTKEIDKMMIGRKMLGV
- a CDS encoding acyl-CoA dehydrogenase family protein: MDFSLTPRQRLLKEAVREFMRGECDPSVTLELAKKKQFPWEIYRKAGQHGYLASYYPKDLGGQGLPLLDYCLIMEEMIRYDHRVGMALSLGSIPAKALLRYGNEEQKKRYLPRLTKGEAVASIAVTEPNHGSDIRYLDTRAERKGDEYILNGSKIFITNADISDFYTVFAQTDPDAPPYRGISGFIVERDQPGVTAIDLGDKIGLKTTSSCSIEFRDVKVHKRNLLGKENHGFTYIMGALNEGRAEIANEAIGLARGVYDRALQHSKTREQFGQKIGKFQNISHMIVEMSEEIESAALLAYKAVWLIDQGKMDLATCLQAKVKCTLTAIDVSLKAMQIFAGYGLFEEQFIAGYLGDALAAWLLEGTGQIQRNTVAAQILGKL